One genomic window of Pseudoxanthomonas sp. includes the following:
- the tssH gene encoding type VI secretion system ATPase TssH, with protein sequence MAEISRTALFGKLDKTAYRAIESATVFCKLRGNPYVELIHWIHQILQLQDSDLHRIVKHFQLNPSNLVRDLTDALDRLPRGATAISDLSSTVEEAVERGWVFATLMYGDTQVRTGTLLVGIVRTPHLRSALNGISAEFAKVKAEALADGLEEIVAGSPEDGQVANDGSRFGVAAPGEASAAMAPAQMGKQEALRKFTTDLTEQARSGKLDPIVGRDDEIRQVVDILMRRRQNNPILIGEAGVGKTAVVEGFAQRIVRGDVPPALKDVELRTLDVGLLQAGASMKGEFEQRLRAVIEEVQSSPKPIILFVDETHTLVGAGGAAGTGDAANLLKPALARGTLRTVGATTFAEYKKHIEKDPALTRRFQSIQVDEPDEAKGVLMMRGVASTMEKHHQVQILDEALEAAVKLSHRYIPARQLPDKSVSLLDTACARVAVSLHAVPAEVDDSRRRIEALETEQGIITREAAVGVETAERAGTVETALAVERERLAMLEARWQSEKTLVDELLALRAQLRGNHAPVEGTGTVLEAEVDSQAVAQLEQRAEAEPAPDRDGLLARLRQVQAELAQLQGESPLILPTVDYQAVAAVVADWTGIPVGRMARNEIDTVLRLPELLGKRVIGQDHAMEMIAKRIQTSRAGLDNPDKPIGVFMLAGTSGVGKTETALALAEALYGGEQNLITINMSEYQEAHTVSSLKGAPPGYVGYGEGGVLTEAVRRKPYSVVLLDEVEKAHPDVHELFFQVFDKGWMEDGEGRRIDFRNTLIILTSNAGTDLIASLCADPELMPDSEGMAKALREPLLKVFPPALLGRLVAIPYYPLNPEMLGRIVKLQLNRIKKRIEARYRIPFEYDEDVVKLVVERCTESESGGRMIDAILTNTMLPDISREFLNRMIAGAPMTGVQVGSKDGEFSYGFA encoded by the coding sequence ATGGCCGAGATCAGTCGTACCGCCTTGTTCGGCAAGCTCGACAAGACCGCTTACCGCGCCATCGAAAGTGCCACGGTGTTCTGCAAGCTACGTGGTAATCCCTATGTAGAGCTGATCCATTGGATCCACCAGATCCTGCAGCTGCAGGACTCGGATCTGCACCGCATCGTGAAGCACTTCCAGCTCAACCCATCCAATCTGGTACGCGATCTCACCGATGCACTGGATCGACTGCCCCGGGGCGCGACCGCCATCTCCGATCTTTCATCGACGGTGGAGGAGGCGGTGGAGCGGGGTTGGGTATTCGCCACCTTGATGTATGGCGACACCCAGGTGCGTACCGGGACGCTGTTGGTCGGCATCGTGCGTACGCCGCATCTGCGCAGCGCGCTCAACGGGATCTCGGCGGAATTTGCGAAGGTCAAGGCCGAAGCGCTGGCTGATGGCCTGGAGGAGATCGTGGCCGGGTCGCCGGAAGACGGCCAGGTCGCCAACGATGGTTCGCGCTTCGGGGTTGCCGCACCGGGTGAGGCCAGTGCTGCCATGGCCCCGGCGCAGATGGGCAAGCAGGAAGCGCTGCGCAAGTTCACCACCGACCTCACCGAGCAGGCGCGCAGCGGCAAGCTGGACCCCATCGTTGGCCGCGATGACGAGATCCGCCAGGTGGTGGACATCCTGATGCGTCGCCGCCAGAACAACCCGATCCTCATCGGCGAGGCCGGCGTGGGCAAGACCGCCGTGGTGGAAGGCTTCGCCCAGCGCATCGTGCGCGGTGACGTGCCGCCGGCGTTGAAAGACGTGGAGCTGCGCACCCTGGATGTGGGCCTTTTGCAGGCCGGCGCGAGCATGAAGGGCGAGTTCGAACAGCGCCTGCGCGCGGTGATCGAGGAAGTCCAGTCCAGCCCCAAACCAATCATCCTGTTCGTTGACGAGACCCACACGCTGGTTGGCGCTGGCGGCGCCGCCGGCACTGGCGACGCGGCCAACCTGCTCAAGCCGGCGCTGGCGCGCGGCACGCTGCGCACGGTCGGCGCGACCACCTTCGCCGAATACAAGAAGCACATCGAGAAGGACCCAGCGCTGACCCGCCGCTTCCAGTCCATCCAGGTCGATGAGCCGGACGAGGCCAAGGGCGTGCTGATGATGCGCGGCGTGGCCAGCACCATGGAAAAACACCACCAGGTGCAGATCCTGGACGAGGCGCTGGAAGCGGCGGTCAAGCTGAGCCACCGCTACATCCCCGCGCGCCAGCTGCCGGACAAGTCGGTGAGCCTGCTCGACACCGCCTGCGCCCGCGTCGCCGTCAGCCTGCACGCCGTCCCGGCCGAAGTGGACGACAGCCGCCGTCGCATCGAGGCGCTGGAGACCGAGCAGGGCATCATCACCCGCGAGGCGGCCGTAGGCGTGGAGACCGCCGAGCGTGCCGGTACCGTGGAGACCGCCTTGGCCGTCGAGCGCGAACGCCTGGCCATGCTTGAAGCGCGATGGCAGTCCGAGAAGACGCTGGTCGACGAACTACTTGCCCTGCGCGCCCAGCTACGCGGCAACCATGCACCAGTCGAGGGCACAGGCACTGTGTTGGAAGCCGAGGTCGACAGCCAGGCCGTGGCCCAGCTGGAACAGCGCGCCGAAGCCGAACCTGCACCGGATCGCGACGGTCTGCTGGCACGCCTGCGTCAGGTCCAGGCCGAACTGGCCCAGCTGCAGGGCGAGAGCCCGCTGATCCTTCCCACGGTGGACTATCAAGCCGTCGCGGCGGTGGTCGCCGACTGGACCGGCATTCCGGTCGGGCGCATGGCACGCAACGAGATCGACACCGTCCTGCGTCTGCCCGAACTGCTGGGCAAGCGCGTGATCGGCCAGGACCACGCCATGGAGATGATCGCCAAGCGCATCCAGACCAGCCGCGCCGGCCTGGACAACCCGGACAAGCCCATTGGTGTCTTCATGCTGGCCGGCACCTCTGGCGTGGGCAAGACCGAGACCGCGCTGGCCCTGGCCGAGGCGCTGTACGGCGGCGAACAGAACCTGATCACCATCAACATGAGCGAGTACCAGGAGGCGCATACGGTGTCCTCGCTGAAGGGCGCGCCGCCCGGCTATGTCGGCTATGGCGAAGGCGGCGTGCTCACCGAAGCCGTCCGCCGCAAACCGTATTCGGTGGTGCTGCTGGACGAGGTGGAAAAAGCCCATCCGGACGTGCACGAACTGTTCTTCCAAGTGTTCGATAAGGGCTGGATGGAAGACGGCGAGGGCCGCAGGATCGACTTTCGCAACACCTTGATCATCCTCACCAGCAACGCCGGCACTGACCTGATCGCCAGCCTCTGCGCCGACCCGGAGCTGATGCCAGATTCGGAAGGCATGGCCAAGGCTTTGCGCGAGCCGCTGCTGAAAGTCTTTCCGCCAGCGCTGCTGGGGCGATTGGTGGCGATCCCGTACTACCCACTTAACCCGGAAATGCTGGGCAGGATCGTCAAGCTGCAGCTGAACCGCATCAAGAAGCGCATCGAGGCCCGCTACCGCATCCCGTTCGAGTACGACGAGGACGTGGTGAAGCTGGTGGTCGAGCGCTGCACCGAAAGTGAATCGGGCGGCCGCATGATCGACGCCATCCTCACCAACACTATGCTGCCCGACATCTCGCGCGAGTTCCTCAACCGGATGATCGCCGGTGCGCCAATGACTGGCGTGCAGGTGGGGAGCAAGGACGGGGAGTTTTCGTATGGGTTTGCGTGA
- the tssG gene encoding type VI secretion system baseplate subunit TssG, translating to MKLQQLQLDAERYELFAAMRLVERAHPDQPRLGHAARPADEPVRLHQTPSLAFAASQVDCFVAGAEGTPSHLYGLAPGLFGPFGALPLHLTEYAIGRASHARDDTFTAFADLFHHRMLCLFYRAWADAQPVVHADRPEADRFAAWTGALVGTGTPATDGRDAFPDAARRHFSGRLLGVACNAEGLRALVQAVTGAIAEVVEFVAEWMSLPADAHLRLGGGEAVASLGQSSVLGARVRGAQQRVRLRLGPLTRDQFQQMLPGAQAMKTLTAAVRSYLGDATGWDVQLVLRSDHVPRTRLGIGGRLGLDSWLGQRSYDLADADEVILHPAA from the coding sequence GTGAAACTGCAGCAGCTGCAACTTGATGCAGAACGCTACGAGCTCTTTGCGGCCATGCGGCTCGTGGAGCGGGCACATCCGGATCAACCCCGGCTTGGCCATGCAGCGCGCCCGGCGGACGAGCCGGTCCGCTTGCACCAGACGCCTTCGCTGGCCTTCGCGGCTTCGCAGGTCGACTGCTTCGTGGCAGGCGCCGAAGGCACGCCGTCCCACCTCTATGGATTGGCACCCGGATTGTTTGGCCCCTTTGGGGCATTGCCGTTGCATCTGACCGAATACGCCATTGGCCGGGCCAGCCACGCGCGCGACGACACCTTCACTGCCTTTGCCGACCTGTTCCATCACCGGATGCTGTGCCTGTTCTATCGCGCCTGGGCCGATGCACAGCCGGTGGTTCACGCCGACCGACCGGAAGCGGACCGCTTCGCTGCGTGGACGGGTGCCCTGGTCGGCACCGGAACACCGGCCACCGATGGGCGTGATGCGTTCCCCGACGCGGCGCGGCGTCACTTCTCCGGCCGCTTGCTGGGTGTTGCCTGCAACGCTGAGGGTCTGCGCGCGTTGGTGCAGGCGGTGACCGGTGCGATCGCCGAGGTCGTGGAATTCGTTGCCGAGTGGATGTCGCTTCCAGCCGATGCGCATCTGCGACTGGGCGGCGGTGAGGCGGTGGCCAGCCTGGGGCAGAGCAGCGTGTTGGGCGCGCGGGTCCGTGGCGCCCAGCAGCGCGTGCGCCTGCGCCTGGGGCCGCTGACGCGCGACCAGTTCCAGCAGATGCTGCCAGGGGCGCAGGCGATGAAGACACTGACCGCCGCCGTGCGCAGCTATCTGGGCGATGCGACAGGGTGGGACGTGCAACTTGTCCTGCGCTCGGATCACGTGCCGCGAACCCGCTTGGGCATTGGCGGCCGCCTTGGGTTGGACAGCTGGCTGGGCCAGCGCAGTTACGACCTGGCCGATGCCGACGAGGTCATCCTCCACCCGGCGGCCTGA
- the tssF gene encoding type VI secretion system baseplate subunit TssF — protein sequence MDPRLLSYYNRELQHVREMGGEFAHAYPKIAGRLGLEGFECADPYVERLLEGFAFLAARVQLKLDAQYPVFTQHLLEMLYPHYLAPIPSMAVVQLQPDAGEAALASGHRVPRQSVLRSQLAPGERTACEFRTAHDVTLWPLALREARYLDTPAALAAAGIELPGGRAVRAGIRLRMETLAGVHVAMLALDALPIFLAGADEQPRRLYESILGRNAGFVVRAVGANGPVSLYRPPSAVAGTGFEDAESLIPYGDRSFSGYRLLQEYFALPQRFLFANFDGLQPLLRRAEGSTFEIVVLLEQGNPALHNAISVENFRLFCTPAINLFPHRGDRIHLEPGCSEYHVVPDRTRPLDLEVHSLQAVDGYGDRQEPEQRFEPFYGGGLQRWHSQQRAYFTTRREPRLLTTRQRRDGARSSYIGNEMFISLVDDTDKPLPTSLRQLGMQMLCTNRDLPLQMPVGKGKTDFNLEGVAPVQSVRCVAGPSRPRTAQGGDETAWRLLSHLQLNYLSLLDDDAGAGASALREMLTLYCDPFDASAQRLVEGIKSVASRPIVRRIPVPGPITFGRGLEITLTCEDAALEGTGAYLLGTVMQRFFARYVSVNSFTETVLRTLERNEVARWKARPGLRQTL from the coding sequence ATCGATCCGCGCCTGCTCTCCTACTACAACCGCGAACTCCAGCACGTCCGTGAAATGGGCGGCGAATTCGCCCATGCCTATCCCAAGATCGCCGGTCGGCTTGGGTTGGAAGGCTTCGAATGCGCGGACCCGTACGTGGAGCGCTTGCTCGAGGGCTTCGCCTTTCTCGCCGCGCGTGTCCAGCTCAAGCTTGATGCGCAGTACCCGGTGTTCACCCAGCATCTGCTGGAAATGCTGTACCCGCACTACCTTGCTCCGATTCCATCGATGGCGGTCGTGCAGCTGCAGCCTGATGCCGGTGAGGCCGCCTTGGCGAGCGGGCACCGGGTGCCGCGCCAAAGCGTCCTGCGCAGCCAGCTTGCGCCGGGTGAGCGAACGGCATGCGAGTTCCGCACCGCGCACGATGTCACCTTATGGCCGCTGGCATTGCGTGAGGCCCGCTATCTCGATACGCCCGCGGCGCTGGCTGCGGCAGGCATCGAGTTGCCTGGCGGTCGTGCCGTGCGTGCGGGAATTCGCCTGCGCATGGAAACGCTGGCCGGCGTGCACGTGGCCATGCTGGCGCTTGATGCGCTGCCCATCTTCCTGGCGGGTGCGGACGAACAGCCGCGCCGGTTGTACGAAAGCATCCTCGGGCGTAACGCGGGCTTTGTGGTGCGTGCAGTGGGGGCGAACGGACCGGTTAGTCTGTATCGCCCGCCGTCTGCGGTGGCTGGGACCGGCTTTGAGGATGCCGAGTCGCTGATTCCCTACGGTGATCGATCTTTCAGTGGCTATCGCCTGCTGCAGGAATATTTCGCGTTGCCGCAGCGCTTCCTGTTTGCCAATTTCGATGGCCTGCAACCGTTGCTGCGCCGTGCCGAAGGCAGCACCTTCGAGATCGTGGTGCTGCTGGAGCAGGGGAATCCGGCACTCCACAACGCCATCAGCGTCGAGAACTTCCGTCTGTTCTGCACCCCAGCGATCAACCTCTTCCCGCACCGCGGCGATCGGATTCACCTGGAGCCCGGTTGCAGCGAGTATCACGTGGTGCCGGACAGGACGCGTCCGCTGGATCTGGAAGTGCACAGCCTGCAGGCTGTGGATGGCTACGGGGATCGTCAGGAGCCGGAACAGCGTTTCGAGCCGTTCTATGGCGGAGGTCTGCAACGTTGGCACAGCCAGCAGCGCGCCTATTTCACCACGCGTCGCGAGCCGCGGCTGCTGACCACGCGCCAACGCCGGGACGGGGCACGGTCCAGCTACATCGGCAATGAGATGTTCATCAGTCTGGTCGATGATACCGACAAGCCGTTGCCTACATCGTTGCGTCAGCTGGGCATGCAGATGCTGTGCACCAATCGCGACCTGCCTTTGCAGATGCCGGTGGGCAAGGGAAAAACGGACTTCAATCTCGAGGGTGTTGCGCCAGTCCAGTCGGTACGATGCGTGGCCGGGCCTTCGCGTCCGCGCACGGCGCAGGGCGGCGACGAGACGGCCTGGCGTCTGCTGAGCCATCTCCAGCTCAACTATCTCTCCCTGCTGGATGACGATGCGGGCGCGGGGGCATCTGCGCTGCGCGAAATGCTGACGCTGTACTGCGATCCATTCGATGCCTCCGCGCAGCGCCTGGTCGAAGGCATCAAGTCGGTCGCCAGCCGTCCGATCGTGCGACGCATTCCGGTGCCGGGGCCGATCACCTTCGGGCGGGGCCTGGAGATCACCCTGACCTGCGAAGACGCCGCGCTGGAAGGCACTGGTGCCTATCTGCTGGGGACGGTGATGCAGCGTTTCTTCGCGCGCTATGTGTCGGTCAATTCCTTTACGGAAACCGTGCTGCGCACGCTCGAACGCAATGAGGTGGCCCGCTGGAAGGCACGTCCCGGCCTGAGGCAGACACTGTGA
- the tssE gene encoding type VI secretion system baseplate subunit TssE, which translates to MAELTTTERLQPSLLDRLTDDAPEQKDESRERRVINAARLRECVMRDLGWLLNTVQLSASADLGAYPQVADSVLNYGIPDLCGTSLRGADVEALKRRIRDAILAFEPRLTPATLQVDVHMDEDRMDQTSLSFDIRSEMWAQPIPMRLYLKTRVDLENGRVDLTESYG; encoded by the coding sequence ATGGCTGAACTCACCACCACAGAGCGACTGCAACCTTCCCTGCTCGATCGCCTCACCGACGATGCGCCGGAGCAGAAGGACGAGAGTCGCGAGCGTCGGGTGATCAACGCCGCACGCCTGCGCGAGTGCGTGATGCGTGACCTGGGTTGGCTTCTCAATACGGTGCAGCTTTCAGCCAGCGCCGATCTTGGCGCCTATCCGCAGGTCGCAGATTCGGTGCTGAATTACGGGATCCCGGATTTATGCGGGACAAGCCTGCGCGGCGCGGACGTGGAGGCGCTGAAGCGGCGCATCCGCGATGCAATCCTCGCATTCGAGCCAAGGCTGACGCCGGCCACCCTGCAGGTGGACGTGCACATGGATGAAGATCGGATGGATCAGACGAGTCTGTCTTTCGATATTCGATCGGAAATGTGGGCGCAGCCGATTCCGATGCGGTTGTACCTCAAGACAAGGGTGGATTTGGAGAACGGCCGCGTCGACCTGACGGAAAGCTACGGTTGA
- a CDS encoding type VI secretion system accessory protein TagJ — protein sequence MGANVSTIGKLAPTQAEALLREGRLQAALDALMAQVRAEASNASARVFLFQLLAASGQWERAARQLETAAQLDASQLPMAAAYKLALDGERVRAAVFAGQYLPTVIGEPEPWIALLLQAQQLDASGRAEAAATMRAEALVQAPATAGSIDGVPFEWIADADSRFGPCLEMIVHGGYAWVPFARVSALEFSAPASLCDLLWAQVKVTWTHGGQSMGVVPVRYPGSDGDEDDALRLSRRTDWRQLAEGHFAGQGQRLLATDADEYALLDVRRIDFGTV from the coding sequence ATGGGCGCCAACGTCTCCACCATCGGAAAGCTGGCGCCCACGCAGGCGGAAGCCCTGCTGCGCGAGGGCAGGTTGCAGGCCGCGCTTGATGCGTTGATGGCGCAGGTTCGCGCCGAGGCATCAAACGCTTCGGCACGCGTGTTCCTGTTTCAGCTCCTGGCAGCGAGCGGTCAATGGGAACGTGCCGCTCGCCAACTGGAGACGGCGGCACAGCTGGATGCATCACAACTGCCGATGGCCGCAGCGTACAAGCTGGCACTGGATGGCGAGCGGGTTCGCGCAGCCGTGTTCGCGGGCCAATACCTGCCCACGGTGATCGGCGAGCCGGAGCCGTGGATCGCATTGCTGTTGCAGGCGCAGCAGCTTGATGCCTCCGGGCGCGCTGAGGCGGCGGCGACGATGCGTGCGGAGGCGCTGGTACAGGCGCCCGCCACCGCGGGAAGCATCGATGGCGTGCCATTCGAGTGGATTGCCGATGCCGATAGTCGCTTCGGCCCGTGCCTGGAGATGATCGTGCACGGGGGATACGCCTGGGTGCCGTTTGCACGCGTGTCGGCGTTGGAGTTCAGTGCGCCTGCTTCGTTGTGCGACCTGCTTTGGGCCCAGGTCAAGGTGACCTGGACGCACGGAGGCCAATCGATGGGTGTTGTCCCGGTGCGCTATCCGGGAAGTGACGGCGATGAGGATGATGCGCTCCGGTTGTCACGGCGGACGGATTGGCGCCAGTTGGCAGAGGGCCACTTCGCTGGCCAAGGACAGCGGCTGCTGGCCACCGATGCCGATGAATATGCGCTTCTGGACGTGCGTCGCATCGACTTCGGCACGGTGTAA
- a CDS encoding type VI secretion system tube protein Hcp, which yields MAFDMHLKFDGGSVKIEGSSSHNKHKGEVPVLAWSWGVSNSADLHNSATGSGGKAHVQDISVTKYVDASSHALLQACATGARLETATLFITNATGEQTDYLTLELSNGVMVTSVSTGGSGGEDRLTENITLHFGKFAYKFQPQKADGKPDGAAKPFTYDIQGVNKV from the coding sequence ATGGCGTTTGACATGCATCTGAAGTTCGATGGCGGCTCGGTTAAGATCGAGGGCTCGTCCAGTCACAACAAGCACAAGGGCGAAGTGCCGGTCCTGGCCTGGTCCTGGGGCGTGAGCAACAGCGCCGATCTGCACAACAGCGCCACCGGTTCGGGTGGCAAGGCGCACGTGCAGGACATCTCGGTCACCAAGTACGTGGATGCCAGCTCGCACGCGCTGCTGCAGGCCTGCGCCACCGGCGCCCGTCTGGAGACGGCCACTCTGTTCATCACCAACGCCACCGGTGAGCAGACCGACTACCTGACCCTGGAGTTGAGCAACGGCGTGATGGTCACCTCGGTGTCCACCGGTGGTTCGGGCGGCGAGGACCGCTTGACCGAGAACATCACCCTGCATTTCGGCAAGTTCGCCTACAAGTTCCAGCCGCAGAAGGCGGACGGCAAGCCCGATGGCGCAGCCAAGCCGTTTACCTACGACATCCAGGGCGTCAACAAGGTCTGA